In Leptospira bouyouniensis, the following proteins share a genomic window:
- a CDS encoding PAS domain-containing sensor histidine kinase: protein MPTSPESYETLIAEIQRLEKENHILKQNQNLFDDQQTKINHLLQFTQFSIDSISDTILWIDENGKYVFVNNAACINYGYSKEELLSMTVLEVDPLFTKEIWDTHWKDILEKKTFTIETINKRKDGTPFPIEVTVNLVEYDGKKYNCAIVRDITEQKSNEEKLKQAALRLEELNATKDKFFSIIAHDLRGPLGAHREFTKLLSEKISDLSIEERDVNLQIISESSEKIYSLMENLLHWANTQNGNTKFKPVAFNLYDIIQKTIDLLSLSIQKKHINVLNLIPETFELVADVFMVETIFRNLLSNAIKYSNHNQKIEIGFIKQDPIDHSNPIFYRFYVKDEGIGMSKERMNTLFRLDQKYSTPGTAQETGTGLGLILIKDFVEQHGGKIWVESQVQLGTTFYFELGHITI from the coding sequence ATGCCGACTTCGCCTGAATCATACGAAACCTTAATTGCAGAAATCCAGAGGCTTGAAAAGGAAAACCATATTCTAAAACAAAATCAAAATTTGTTTGATGATCAACAAACAAAGATTAACCATCTATTACAATTTACTCAGTTTTCGATCGATTCAATTTCTGATACTATCCTATGGATAGATGAAAATGGAAAGTATGTCTTTGTAAATAATGCAGCATGTATCAATTATGGATATTCAAAAGAAGAACTTCTATCAATGACTGTGCTCGAAGTAGATCCGTTGTTCACAAAAGAGATTTGGGATACACATTGGAAAGATATTTTAGAAAAAAAAACTTTCACTATAGAAACAATTAACAAAAGAAAAGATGGTACTCCTTTCCCAATAGAAGTGACAGTGAACTTAGTTGAATATGATGGTAAAAAATATAACTGTGCAATAGTAAGAGATATCACTGAACAAAAATCAAATGAAGAAAAATTAAAACAAGCTGCCTTACGACTTGAAGAATTAAATGCGACAAAGGATAAATTCTTTTCCATCATCGCGCATGATTTACGAGGGCCTTTGGGAGCTCATAGGGAATTCACAAAACTATTAAGTGAAAAAATCTCGGACCTATCAATAGAAGAAAGAGATGTCAATTTACAAATCATCAGTGAATCGTCTGAAAAAATATATTCATTGATGGAAAATTTACTCCATTGGGCAAATACACAAAACGGTAATACCAAGTTCAAACCAGTTGCATTCAATTTATATGATATAATTCAAAAAACAATCGATCTCTTATCATTATCCATTCAGAAAAAACATATCAATGTGCTAAATCTGATCCCAGAAACGTTTGAACTAGTTGCTGATGTTTTTATGGTGGAAACTATTTTTCGTAACCTTTTATCAAATGCTATTAAATATAGCAATCATAACCAAAAGATTGAAATAGGATTTATAAAACAGGATCCAATCGATCATTCAAATCCTATCTTCTACCGATTTTATGTAAAAGATGAAGGGATCGGTATGTCCAAGGAACGAATGAATACTTTGTTTCGTTTGGATCAAAAGTATTCGACTCCAGGCACTGCACAAGAAACTGGTACAGGTCTTGGTCTCATCCTAATTAAAGATTTTGTAGAACAACACGGTGGAAAAATTTGGGTCGAGAGCCAAGTACAGCTTGGAACAACTTTTTATTTTGAATTAGGACATATCACAATATAA